In one Mycobacterium sp. NBC_00419 genomic region, the following are encoded:
- the rplP gene encoding 50S ribosomal protein L16 — MLIPRKVKHRKQHHPRQRGIASGGTSVTFGDYGIQALEHAYITNRQIESARIAINRHIKRGGKVWINIFPDRPLTKKPAETRMGSGKGSPEWWVANVKPGRVLFELSYPNEQIAREALTRAIHKLPIKARIVTREEQF, encoded by the coding sequence ATGTTGATTCCCCGTAAAGTCAAGCACCGCAAGCAACACCACCCCAGGCAGCGTGGTATCGCCAGCGGTGGAACGTCGGTGACGTTCGGTGACTACGGCATCCAGGCACTGGAGCACGCCTACATCACCAACCGGCAGATCGAGTCCGCTCGTATCGCCATCAACCGGCACATCAAGCGTGGCGGCAAGGTGTGGATCAACATCTTCCCGGACCGTCCGCTGACCAAGAAGCCCGCCGAGACCCGCATGGGTTCCGGTAAGGGTTCACCCGAGTGGTGGGTGGCCAACGTGAAGCCCGGCCGCGTGCTCTTCGAGCTGAGTTACCCCAATGAGCAGATTGCGCGCGAAGCACTGACCCGCGCAATCCACAAGCTGCCGATCAAGGCACGCATCGTGACCCGAGAGGAGCAGTTCTGA
- the rplC gene encoding 50S ribosomal protein L3: MARKGILGTKLGMTQVFDENNRVVPVTVVKAGPNVVTRIRTPERDGYSAVQLAYGEISPRKVNKPVTGQFAAAGVNPRRHLAELRLDDEAAAAEYEVGQELTAEIFADGAYVDVTGTSKGKGFAGTMKRHGFKGQGASHGAQAVHRRPGSIGGCATPGRVFKGTRMSGRMGSDRITTQNLLVHKVDAENGVLLIKGAVPGRTGGLVMVRTAVKRGEK, translated from the coding sequence ATGGCTAGAAAAGGAATCTTGGGTACGAAGCTGGGCATGACCCAGGTCTTCGACGAGAACAATCGCGTGGTCCCGGTGACGGTCGTCAAGGCCGGCCCGAACGTGGTGACCCGCATCCGCACGCCCGAGCGTGACGGCTACAGCGCGGTGCAGCTCGCCTACGGCGAGATCAGCCCCCGCAAGGTCAACAAGCCGGTCACCGGCCAGTTCGCCGCCGCCGGGGTCAACCCGCGCCGGCATCTGGCCGAGCTGCGCCTGGACGACGAGGCCGCGGCCGCCGAGTACGAGGTCGGCCAGGAGCTGACGGCGGAGATCTTCGCCGACGGCGCCTACGTCGACGTCACCGGCACCAGCAAGGGCAAGGGCTTCGCCGGCACCATGAAGCGTCACGGCTTCAAGGGCCAGGGCGCCAGCCACGGTGCCCAGGCAGTGCACCGCCGGCCGGGCTCGATCGGTGGCTGCGCCACCCCGGGCCGTGTCTTCAAGGGCACCCGCATGTCGGGCCGGATGGGTAGCGACCGCATCACCACGCAGAACCTGCTGGTGCACAAGGTCGATGCCGAGAACGGCGTCCTGTTGATCAAGGGTGCGGTCCCCGGCCGCACCGGCGGCCTGGTGATGGTTCGCACGGCGGTCAAACGAGGTGAGAAGTAA
- the rplB gene encoding 50S ribosomal protein L2, which yields MGIRKYKPTTPGRRGASVSDFAEITRSTPEKSLIRPLHSTGGRNAHGRITTRHKGGGHKRAYRVIDFRRNDKDGVNAKVAHIEYDPNRTANIALLHFLDGEKRYIIAPQGLSQGDVVESGPNADIKPGNNLPLRNIPAGTVIHAVELRPGGGAKLARSAGSSIQLLGKEGAYASLRMPSGEIRRVDVRCRATVGEVGNAEQANINWGKAGRMRWKGKRPTVRGVVMNPVDHPHGGGEGKTSGGRHPVSPWGKPEGRTRKPNKPSDKLIVRRRRTGKNKR from the coding sequence ATGGGAATTCGCAAGTACAAGCCGACGACCCCCGGTCGCCGCGGTGCCAGCGTCTCCGATTTCGCCGAGATCACTCGCTCGACTCCGGAGAAGTCGCTGATCCGCCCGCTGCACAGCACCGGTGGCCGCAACGCGCACGGCCGGATCACCACCCGGCACAAGGGTGGTGGCCACAAGCGTGCCTACCGCGTCATCGACTTCCGTCGTAACGACAAGGACGGCGTCAACGCCAAGGTCGCGCACATCGAGTACGACCCGAACCGCACCGCGAACATCGCTCTGCTGCACTTCCTCGACGGCGAGAAGCGCTACATCATCGCCCCGCAGGGACTTTCGCAGGGTGACGTGGTCGAGTCGGGTCCCAACGCCGACATCAAGCCGGGTAACAACCTGCCGCTGCGCAACATCCCGGCCGGTACCGTCATCCACGCTGTCGAGCTGCGTCCCGGCGGCGGTGCCAAGCTGGCCCGATCGGCCGGCTCGAGCATCCAGTTGCTGGGCAAGGAAGGCGCTTACGCCTCCCTGCGTATGCCCTCGGGTGAGATCCGCCGTGTCGACGTGCGCTGCCGCGCCACCGTCGGCGAGGTGGGCAACGCCGAGCAGGCGAACATCAACTGGGGCAAGGCCGGCCGTATGCGCTGGAAGGGCAAGCGCCCCACCGTCCGTGGTGTCGTGATGAACCCGGTCGACCACCCGCACGGCGGCGGCGAGGGTAAGACCTCCGGTGGCCGCCACCCGGTCAGCCCGTGGGGCAAGCCTGAGGGCCGTACCCGCAAGCCAAACAAGCCGAGCGACAAGCTCATCGTCCGACGCCGGCGCACCGGCAAGAACAAGCGCTAG
- a CDS encoding SDR family NAD(P)-dependent oxidoreductase gives MASDDGTTYWHPRSLTGLRAIVTGAALGVGRGITEALLERGAAVLLVDRNPKVTKVADQFAAEGHRAVGLVADLCDRTSYSQIVDTAVQHFGGLDALVNNAIASNEPKPFGDITMVDYDLVFDIGPRATFFLMQAAYPVLKAAGGGSIVNLGSGSGTGGQTWFGAYAAAKEAIRGMSKVAALEWGSDNIRVNVICPFANSDGVRGWSESFPDVYGKVVKGIPLQRVGDTHEDIGAMVAFLVSADASYLTAQTIHVDGGMGTFR, from the coding sequence GTGGCATCCGATGACGGGACGACATACTGGCATCCCAGGTCCCTGACCGGCCTGCGCGCGATCGTCACCGGCGCCGCGCTGGGCGTCGGCCGGGGCATCACCGAGGCCCTGCTGGAACGCGGTGCGGCGGTGCTGCTGGTCGACCGCAACCCGAAGGTCACCAAGGTGGCCGACCAGTTCGCGGCCGAGGGACACCGGGCCGTCGGACTGGTCGCTGATCTGTGCGACCGCACCAGCTACTCCCAGATCGTCGACACCGCGGTCCAGCACTTCGGCGGACTCGACGCGTTGGTCAACAACGCCATCGCCAGCAACGAACCAAAGCCGTTCGGCGACATCACCATGGTGGACTACGACCTGGTCTTCGATATCGGGCCACGGGCGACCTTCTTTCTGATGCAGGCGGCCTACCCGGTGCTCAAGGCCGCGGGCGGCGGATCGATCGTGAACCTCGGGTCTGGCAGCGGCACCGGCGGGCAAACCTGGTTCGGCGCCTACGCCGCGGCCAAGGAGGCGATCCGGGGGATGTCGAAGGTCGCAGCCCTGGAATGGGGATCCGACAACATCCGGGTCAACGTGATCTGTCCCTTCGCCAACTCCGACGGCGTGCGGGGATGGAGCGAGTCGTTCCCCGACGTCTACGGCAAGGTCGTCAAAGGCATCCCGCTGCAACGCGTCGGCGATACCCACGAGGACATCGGCGCGATGGTCGCTTTCCTGGTCAGCGCGGATGCGTCCTACCTCACCGCGCAGACCATCCACGTCGACGGCGGGATGGGAACCTTCCGGTGA
- the rplW gene encoding 50S ribosomal protein L23 yields the protein MAIQTDPRDIILAPVISEKSYGLIEDNVYTFIVHPDSNKTQIKIAIEKIFAVKVDSVNTANRQGKRKRTRTGYGQRKSTKRAIVTLAPGSKPIDLFGAPA from the coding sequence ATGGCTATCCAGACTGATCCCCGCGACATCATCCTGGCTCCGGTCATCTCGGAGAAGTCGTACGGACTGATCGAGGACAACGTCTACACGTTCATCGTCCACCCGGACTCGAACAAGACGCAGATCAAGATCGCCATCGAGAAGATCTTCGCTGTGAAGGTCGACTCGGTGAACACCGCCAACCGGCAGGGCAAGCGCAAGCGCACCCGGACCGGCTACGGCCAGCGCAAGAGCACCAAGCGCGCGATCGTGACCCTGGCCCCCGGCAGCAAGCCGATCGACCTCTTCGGAGCACCGGCCTAG
- the rpsC gene encoding 30S ribosomal protein S3, whose translation MGQKINPHGFRLGITTDWKSRWYADKQYADYVKEDVAIRRLLATGLERAGIADVEIERTRDRVRVDIHTARPGIVIGRRGTEADRIRTDLEKLTGKQVQLNILEVKNPEAQAQLVAQGVAEQLSNRVAFRRAMRKAIQSAMRQPNVKGIRVQCSGRLGGAEMSRSEFYREGRVPLHTLRADIDYGLYEAKTTFGRIGVKVWIYKGDIVGGKRELTAAAPAADRPRRERPSGATRPRRSGASGTTATSTEAGRAASEGPAETVEPSAVEPAVENTEN comes from the coding sequence GTGGGCCAGAAAATCAATCCCCACGGCTTCCGGCTCGGTATCACCACCGACTGGAAGTCCCGGTGGTATGCCGACAAGCAGTACGCCGACTACGTCAAGGAAGACGTGGCCATCCGCCGACTGCTGGCCACTGGCCTGGAGCGCGCCGGCATCGCCGACGTGGAGATCGAACGCACCCGTGACCGGGTTCGGGTCGACATCCACACCGCGCGTCCCGGCATCGTCATCGGACGCCGCGGCACCGAAGCCGACCGCATCCGCACCGATCTGGAGAAGCTGACCGGCAAGCAGGTTCAGCTGAACATCCTCGAGGTCAAGAACCCCGAGGCGCAGGCGCAGCTGGTCGCCCAGGGCGTGGCCGAGCAGCTGAGCAACCGCGTGGCGTTCCGCCGCGCGATGCGCAAGGCCATCCAGTCGGCCATGCGGCAGCCCAACGTCAAGGGCATCCGCGTGCAGTGCTCGGGCCGTCTCGGCGGCGCCGAGATGAGCCGTTCGGAGTTCTACCGCGAAGGCCGTGTGCCGCTGCACACCCTGCGCGCCGACATCGATTACGGGCTGTACGAGGCCAAGACCACCTTCGGCCGGATCGGCGTGAAGGTGTGGATCTACAAGGGCGACATCGTCGGTGGCAAGCGTGAGCTGACCGCCGCGGCGCCTGCGGCCGACCGGCCGCGTCGTGAGCGTCCCTCGGGCGCCACCCGGCCGCGTCGCAGCGGCGCGTCGGGCACCACCGCGACGAGCACCGAAGCCGGCCGCGCGGCCAGCGAAGGTCCGGCGGAAACGGTCGAGCCTTCGGCCGTCGAGCCAGCAGTTGAGAACACGGAGAACTGA
- a CDS encoding VOC family protein, with product MEPLADLRFSHLVVGVTEMDRALSFYRGLLGMDVVFDQSMSGQPFDEALGGSAGQQGRVVGGLVGGVMLELLSLGGPARPARRSIVGNQNISLSVADLDDTYRRVRAAGHEPDQAPFEIAGVRMFFVKDPDGTSVEFIEFPTPARTSEELHRGIR from the coding sequence ATGGAACCGCTTGCCGACCTACGGTTCTCGCACCTGGTGGTCGGCGTGACGGAGATGGACCGGGCGCTGTCCTTCTACCGGGGCCTGCTCGGGATGGACGTCGTGTTCGACCAAAGCATGTCCGGCCAACCATTCGACGAGGCACTCGGCGGCTCCGCAGGCCAGCAGGGGCGGGTCGTCGGTGGCCTGGTCGGCGGGGTGATGCTCGAGCTGCTGTCACTGGGCGGCCCGGCCCGCCCGGCCCGCAGGTCGATCGTGGGTAACCAGAACATCTCACTGTCGGTGGCCGACCTCGACGACACCTATCGCCGGGTCCGGGCGGCCGGCCACGAACCCGACCAAGCGCCCTTCGAGATCGCCGGGGTGCGGATGTTCTTCGTCAAAGACCCCGACGGGACTTCCGTCGAATTCATCGAATTCCCAACGCCGGCAAGGACATCGGAGGAACTACACCGTGGCATCCGATGA
- the rpsS gene encoding 30S ribosomal protein S19 has product MPRSLKKGPFVDDHLLKKVDVQNEKNTKQVIKTWSRRSTIIPDFIGHTFAVHDGRKHVPVFVTEAMVGHKLGEFAPTRTFKGHIKDDRKAKRR; this is encoded by the coding sequence ATGCCACGCAGCCTGAAGAAGGGTCCGTTCGTCGACGACCATCTGCTCAAGAAGGTCGACGTTCAGAACGAGAAGAACACCAAGCAGGTCATCAAGACCTGGTCGCGTCGTTCGACCATCATCCCGGATTTCATCGGTCACACCTTCGCGGTCCACGACGGCCGCAAGCACGTGCCGGTGTTCGTCACCGAGGCCATGGTCGGTCACAAGCTGGGCGAGTTCGCCCCGACGCGGACGTTCAAGGGTCACATCAAGGACGACCGGAAAGCGAAGCGTCGATAA
- the rpsQ gene encoding 30S ribosomal protein S17, whose translation MAENPAKSAGPNYTPATEKPRGRRKTAIGYVVSDKMEKTIVVEIESRAQHPKYGKIIRTTKKVKAHDEDGVAGIGDRVSLMETRPLSATKRWRLVDVLEKAK comes from the coding sequence ATGGCAGAAAACCCTGCAAAATCGGCTGGACCCAACTACACCCCGGCGACCGAGAAGCCCCGCGGCCGGCGCAAGACCGCCATCGGCTACGTGGTCAGCGACAAGATGGAGAAGACCATCGTCGTCGAGATCGAGTCGCGTGCGCAGCACCCCAAGTACGGCAAGATCATCCGGACGACCAAGAAGGTCAAGGCCCACGACGAGGACGGCGTCGCCGGTATCGGCGACCGGGTCTCGCTGATGGAGACCCGTCCGCTGTCGGCCACCAAGCGCTGGCGGCTCGTGGATGTTCTGGAGAAGGCCAAGTAG
- the rpsJ gene encoding 30S ribosomal protein S10, whose translation MAGQKIRIRLKAYDHEAIDASARKIVETVTRTGASVVGPVPLPTEKNVYCVIRSPHKYKDSREHFEMRTHKRLIDILDPTPKTVDALMRIDLPASVDVNIQ comes from the coding sequence GTGGCGGGACAAAAGATCCGCATCAGGCTCAAGGCCTACGACCATGAGGCCATTGACGCCTCGGCGCGCAAGATCGTGGAAACGGTCACTCGAACCGGCGCCAGTGTGGTCGGCCCAGTGCCGCTGCCGACGGAAAAGAACGTGTACTGCGTCATCCGCTCACCGCATAAGTACAAGGACTCGCGGGAGCACTTCGAGATGCGTACTCACAAGCGGCTCATCGACATCCTCGACCCGACGCCGAAGACGGTTGACGCGCTCATGCGCATCGATCTGCCGGCCAGCGTCGACGTGAACATTCAGTAG
- the rplD gene encoding 50S ribosomal protein L4, whose product MSLKIDVHTPGGTKDGSVELPAELFDVEANVALMHQVVIAQLAAKRQGTHATKTRAQVSGGGKKPYRQKGTGRARQGSTRAPQFAGGGVVHGPQPRDYSQRTPKKMIAAALRGALSDRARNERIHAVTELVAGQAPSTKSAKTFLGALVPDRTPGKNTKVLVVIGRSDEVGAKSVRNLPGVHVISPDQLNTYDVLNADDVVFSVEALNAYIEHAAKAKQEVSA is encoded by the coding sequence ATGAGTCTCAAGATTGACGTCCATACCCCGGGCGGCACGAAGGACGGCAGCGTCGAGTTGCCTGCCGAGCTGTTCGACGTGGAAGCCAACGTGGCGCTGATGCACCAGGTTGTCATCGCGCAGCTGGCCGCCAAGCGTCAGGGCACCCACGCGACCAAGACTCGCGCTCAGGTCTCCGGCGGTGGCAAGAAGCCGTACCGGCAGAAGGGCACCGGCCGCGCCCGTCAGGGCTCGACCCGCGCGCCGCAGTTCGCCGGTGGTGGTGTGGTGCACGGCCCGCAGCCGCGCGACTACAGCCAGCGGACCCCGAAGAAGATGATCGCCGCCGCGCTGCGCGGCGCGTTGTCCGACCGGGCCCGCAACGAGCGCATCCACGCGGTGACCGAGTTGGTCGCCGGCCAGGCGCCGTCGACCAAGAGTGCCAAGACGTTCCTGGGCGCGCTGGTTCCGGATCGCACGCCCGGCAAGAACACCAAGGTGCTCGTCGTCATCGGGCGCAGCGACGAGGTCGGCGCGAAGAGCGTGCGCAACCTGCCCGGTGTGCACGTGATCTCGCCCGATCAGCTCAACACCTACGACGTGCTCAACGCCGACGACGTGGTGTTCAGCGTGGAGGCCCTCAATGCCTACATCGAGCACGCCGCGAAGGCGAAGCAGGAGGTGTCCGCCTGA
- a CDS encoding NAD(P)H-dependent amine dehydrogenase family protein yields MYRVIQWATGGVGKAAIQGVLRHPELELVGCWVHSDDKNGRDVGELIGQEPIGVAATTDIEALLALDADCVMYSPLLPDDQVVAAILRSGKNVVTPVGWVYPDLQNPAVQAIEEACLAGGATLHGSGIHPGGITERFPLMVSSLSSAITHVRAEEFSDIRTYNAPLVVREVMGFGLTPEQAMSGPIAALLEAGFKASVRMVTDQLGFRAEPRIRSTQEVAVAVTGTDELVVPMEAGTVAARRFRWQAIVDDTPVVTAAVNWLMCEVELDPPWTLGEQGERFEVEITGDPDVSLTFKGLQPETVAEGLIRNPGVVATANHCISAIPYVCDAAPGIKTYLDLPLIAGRAAPDLAR; encoded by the coding sequence ATGTACCGAGTCATCCAGTGGGCCACCGGCGGTGTCGGCAAGGCGGCCATCCAGGGCGTGCTGCGCCATCCCGAACTCGAACTCGTCGGCTGCTGGGTCCACAGCGACGACAAGAACGGCCGCGACGTCGGCGAGCTGATCGGTCAGGAGCCGATCGGTGTCGCGGCCACCACCGACATCGAGGCGCTGCTCGCCCTCGACGCCGACTGCGTCATGTACTCACCACTGCTCCCCGACGATCAGGTGGTCGCCGCAATCCTGCGGTCGGGCAAGAACGTCGTCACGCCGGTCGGCTGGGTGTACCCCGACCTGCAGAACCCGGCGGTGCAGGCCATCGAAGAGGCGTGCCTGGCCGGCGGGGCGACACTGCACGGTTCGGGCATCCACCCCGGCGGCATCACCGAACGCTTTCCGTTGATGGTGTCGTCGCTGTCCTCGGCCATCACCCACGTGCGCGCCGAGGAGTTCTCCGACATCCGCACCTACAACGCTCCCCTGGTGGTGCGTGAGGTGATGGGGTTCGGATTAACCCCGGAACAGGCGATGAGCGGACCGATCGCCGCACTGCTGGAGGCCGGCTTCAAGGCCTCGGTGCGGATGGTCACCGACCAGTTGGGATTCCGCGCCGAGCCGCGCATCCGCTCCACCCAGGAGGTCGCGGTCGCCGTCACCGGCACCGACGAACTCGTGGTGCCGATGGAAGCCGGCACCGTGGCCGCCCGGCGGTTCCGCTGGCAGGCCATCGTCGATGACACCCCGGTCGTCACCGCGGCGGTGAACTGGCTGATGTGCGAAGTCGAACTCGATCCGCCGTGGACTCTGGGCGAGCAAGGGGAACGCTTCGAGGTCGAGATCACCGGCGACCCCGACGTCTCACTGACCTTCAAGGGGCTGCAGCCCGAGACGGTCGCCGAAGGGCTGATCCGCAATCCCGGGGTGGTCGCCACCGCCAACCACTGCATCAGCGCCATCCCCTACGTGTGTGACGCCGCACCCGGCATCAAGACCTACCTGGACCTGCCGCTCATCGCCGGCCGAGCGGCCCCCGACCTGGCCCGCTGA
- a CDS encoding TetR/AcrR family transcriptional regulator, with amino-acid sequence MTDTPSLRDRQRAQVRSDIHAAAYRLFAARGYANVTTEDIAAEAAVSPRTFFRHVATKEELLLGEVHRGGAAIAALLQRRPSEEPPDLALAAAIIGRVGSFDDVDLQNWLAVILTAPELLDRVTLLAGPDRNRLVELIADRMGLDPAEDSKPGLLVQLSLAAADFAFQRWVRDGHTRRRSLSRDVQDALAVLEHPRWRG; translated from the coding sequence GTGACCGACACACCCTCGCTGCGTGACAGGCAACGCGCCCAGGTGCGGTCGGACATCCACGCCGCGGCCTACCGCCTGTTCGCTGCGCGGGGCTACGCCAACGTGACCACCGAGGACATCGCGGCCGAGGCGGCGGTGTCGCCCAGGACGTTCTTCCGTCACGTGGCCACCAAGGAGGAATTGCTACTCGGCGAGGTCCACCGCGGCGGCGCGGCGATAGCGGCACTGCTGCAGCGACGGCCGTCGGAGGAACCACCCGACCTCGCGCTGGCGGCAGCCATCATCGGGCGGGTCGGGTCCTTCGACGATGTCGACCTGCAGAACTGGCTGGCGGTGATCCTGACCGCACCGGAGTTACTCGACCGGGTGACCCTGCTCGCCGGCCCGGACCGCAACCGTCTGGTCGAACTGATCGCCGACCGGATGGGACTCGACCCCGCCGAAGACAGCAAGCCCGGCCTGCTGGTCCAATTATCGCTGGCAGCAGCAGATTTCGCGTTCCAACGCTGGGTGCGCGATGGCCACACCCGTCGCCGGTCGCTGTCCCGCGACGTGCAGGACGCACTCGCCGTCCTCGAACATCCCCGGTGGCGGGGCTAG
- a CDS encoding hotdog fold domain-containing protein: MATPPGTTTGTYRIWQRLSCYPGGKVAFSAMAAARVPFFATVLPHVVRMEPGYAEVGIRKWILTYNHLRTVHAIAMCNAAEMAMGMLMEATVPTTHRWIPKAMDVQYLHKATTSLRACARLDPPDFTALTEGAEIVVPVSAYDRAGTEVFRAEITTWVTPARNC; this comes from the coding sequence ATGGCTACGCCCCCCGGGACAACGACGGGCACCTACCGAATCTGGCAACGACTGTCCTGCTACCCCGGCGGCAAGGTGGCGTTCTCCGCCATGGCGGCCGCCCGGGTGCCGTTCTTCGCGACAGTCCTGCCCCACGTCGTGCGCATGGAACCCGGATACGCCGAGGTCGGCATCCGCAAGTGGATCCTGACCTACAACCACCTGCGCACCGTGCACGCGATCGCGATGTGCAACGCCGCCGAGATGGCGATGGGGATGCTGATGGAAGCGACGGTACCGACCACGCATCGCTGGATCCCGAAGGCGATGGACGTGCAGTACCTGCACAAGGCCACGACGTCACTGCGGGCCTGCGCCCGGCTGGACCCGCCGGACTTCACCGCCCTCACCGAGGGCGCCGAGATCGTCGTGCCGGTCAGCGCCTACGACCGAGCCGGCACCGAGGTGTTCCGTGCCGAGATCACCACCTGGGTCACACCCGCGCGGAATTGCTGA
- the rpmC gene encoding 50S ribosomal protein L29 — protein sequence MAVGVSAGELRELTDDELADKLRESKEELFNLRFQMATGQLDNNRRLRLVRQEIARIYTVLRERELGLASGPAGEES from the coding sequence ATGGCAGTGGGCGTCAGCGCCGGTGAACTGCGCGAACTGACCGACGACGAGTTGGCCGACAAGCTGCGTGAGTCCAAGGAAGAGCTGTTCAACCTGCGCTTCCAGATGGCCACCGGGCAGCTGGACAACAATCGCCGGCTTCGCTTGGTCCGGCAGGAAATCGCACGCATCTACACGGTGCTGCGCGAACGTGAACTGGGTCTGGCCTCCGGACCCGCTGGTGAGGAATCGTGA